The nucleotide window CCGCCGCCCTCGCGGTCGAGCTGGCGCGCCACGTACTTGGCGAGCACGTCGGTCTCGAGGTTGAGCCGCGCTCCCGGCGCGCGGCCGCCGAGGGTCGTCGACGCGAGCGTGTGCGGGATCAGCGTCACCTCGAACGAGCCCGCGCCCACGCCGTTCACGGTCAGGCTCACGCCGTCGAGCGCGACCGATCCCTTGCGGGCGATCTGCCGCGCGAGCTTCTCGTCCTGTGGCAGGGCGAGCGTCCACAGCTCCGCCTCGCCGGCGCGATCCTTCGCGAGGAGCGAGACCCGCGCGTCGACGTGGCCGGTCAGAAGGTGCCCGCCCATCGGATCGCCCAGACGGCTCGCGCGCTCGAGGTTGACCCGCGTTCCTAGCGAGAGCGAGCCGAGGCCGGTCAGCGAGAGCGTCTCGCGCGAGGCGAACGCCGTGAACTCGGAAGCGCCGAAGCCATCGACCGTCAGGCAGGCGCCGTCGACCGCGATGCTCTCTCCTGTGTTGAAATCTCGAAGGGCGGTCTTCACCTTGAGGCGCGCCTCGTCGCCGCGCCGCTCGAGCCGGGCGATGGTGCCGACGTCCTGTACGAGCCCGGTGAACATCCGCTCAATCCCAAAGAGTTGGCCGCGCGCCCTGCGCGGCAGGGGAAATATACACAAAGCGCGCGGAATGGCCAGGGGTTTGGGGCTGCGGCGTGCCGTCGGCTTGCTGCCGCGCTCCTGAGCTTGTCCGGATGGAAAACTGCCGTGGTGCGGTACGCGATCTTCGGAATACCGCATCGACGCGGCAGATTTTTCGAACCGGGCGGACGCCTCCAGGCTACAAATAGAGAAACGGGAGAAACCGGGGGGCGAGGAACACGTCGTCACAAAGGAGCCGCGAAGATGGACAAGCGCCGGTCCGAGAACACCCGCCTCGAGCAGTTGCCGCTTCACGACGCCGGGATCGCCGCGCTGGCCCTCGCCGCGCTCCTCCTCCTGCCGCTCGGCGCGGCTGCGGACGGCGTGTCCGTCGAGGTGCTCGACACGGGTGACGGGCTCTTCCTCAGGTTCGAGGTCGCCGACTACTCGCTCGACTACGTCGACGCCGACGGCACGGACGCCTACCGCGTCGTCGCCGGCCGCGAGCGCCCCATCCTCGCCGCCGGAGCGCCGGATCTCCCGAGCGCGGTGCGCAGCATCGCGATCCCCGACGACGCCTGCGTCGCCGCGACGGTGATCGGCACGGAGCACACGGACGTCGCCGGCGTCGATCTCGCGCCGTCCAAGGGGAACCTCCCGCGCACGGTGGATCCGGGGTCCGTGCCCTACGAGTACGGCACGGAGTACGAGACCGACGCCTTCTACCCCGAGCAGCTCGTCGTCGTCGGATCGCCGTACGTCATGCGCGACGTGCGCGGGGCGACGGTGGACGTCCGGCCGTTCCGGTACAACCCCGTGACCCGGACACTCCGCGTCTACACGCGCGTCGACGTCCTGATCGCGCCGACCGGGCCGTGCGACGTGAACCCGCTCGTGCGCGACGGGCTGCGGCCGTCCGAGGACTTCGACAAGATCTACGAACATCACTTCATCAACTTCGCGACGTACGGCGAACTCTCGAAGTACGATCCTCTGGGCGAGGCCGGCGAGATGCTGATCATCGCGCACGACGCGTGGCTCGCCAACGTCGCGCCGCTCGTCGAGCACAAGACCGCCCTCGGCATCCCGACCACCGCGGTGGGCGTCTCCACGATCGGCAACACGAGCACCGCGATCGCGGCGTACATCGCCGAGCGTTACGCGGCCTCCGACCTCGCGTTCGTCCTGCTCGTTGGCGACGCGGCGCAGGTCGCCACCCCGACGTCGACGGCGGCGTCCGGCGGCAGCTCGGATCCGAGCTACGCCAAGGTCGCGGGCGCGGACGACTACCCGGATCTCCTGATCGGCCGGTTCTCGGCGGAGACCGCGGCGCAGGTCGACACGCAGGTCGAGCGCACGATCGATTACGAGAATGCGCCCGCCACCGCCGAGGCGTGGTTCAAGAAGGGGATCGGGATCGGATCGGCCGAGGGTCCGGGCGACGACGACGAGATGGACTACGAGCACATCGACGTCATCAAGGACAAGCTGATCGGTTACGGGTACACGGAGGTCGATGAGATCTACGATCCCGGCGCGAGCGCGAGCGCGGTCAGCGCGGCCGTCAACGAGGGCAGGGGGATCATCAACTACTGCGGCCACGGCTCCGACGGATCGTGGGGCACCACCGGGTTCTCGACGTCCAACGTCAACGCGCTCACGAACGTCGGCATGCTGCCGTTCATCGTGAGCGTGGCGTGCGTCAACGGGAACTTCTCCGGCGGGACCTGCTTCGCCGAGGCGTGGCTGCGCGCCGAGAGCTCGGGAAACCCGAAGGGCGCCATCGCCATGTACGCGTCGAGCGTCAACCAGTCGTGGAACCCGCCGATGGCCTCGCAGGACGAGCTCAACGATCTCCTGGTCGCCGAGGCGTACTTCAGCTTCGGCGCGCTCTGCTTCGCGGGGTCGTCGCTCATGATGGACGAGTACGGCTCGGACGGCGTGGACATGTTCAATACCTGGCACGTGTTCGGGGATCCGTCGGTCCGGGTGTACGGCGGGACGCCGGACACGGACACGGACGCGGACACGGACACGGATGTCGATTCGGATTCGGACACGGATTCGGACACGGATTCGGATTCGGACACGGATTCGGACTCGGATTCGGACTCGGACACGGATTCGGACTCGGACTCGGACTCGGACTCGGATTCGGACACCGACACCGAGACGGAGACCGACACGGGCGTGCCCCCGGTCTGGGATCCCGGGGACGGCGGGTGCGGCTGCCGGACCGCGGGGGCGAGCGTGCCGCGCTCGGGCCTCGTCCGGCTCCTCTCCTTCCTGATCTGGTCTGATCTGATCTGATCCTTCCGACCTGCCCAACCCCCCACGCCGATTTTTGTGATATCGTTCGGTGTTTCCGAAGGAGGTGACGCGATGACGCCC belongs to Pseudomonadota bacterium and includes:
- a CDS encoding riboflavin synthase — protein: MFTGLVQDVGTIARLERRGDEARLKVKTALRDFNTGESIAVDGACLTVDGFGASEFTAFASRETLSLTGLGSLSLGTRVNLERASRLGDPMGGHLLTGHVDARVSLLAKDRAGEAELWTLALPQDEKLARQIARKGSVALDGVSLTVNGVGAGSFEVTLIPHTLASTTLGGRAPGARLNLETDVLAKYVARQLDREGGGGVDMELLVRSGFVR
- a CDS encoding C25 family cysteine peptidase, with protein sequence MDKRRSENTRLEQLPLHDAGIAALALAALLLLPLGAAADGVSVEVLDTGDGLFLRFEVADYSLDYVDADGTDAYRVVAGRERPILAAGAPDLPSAVRSIAIPDDACVAATVIGTEHTDVAGVDLAPSKGNLPRTVDPGSVPYEYGTEYETDAFYPEQLVVVGSPYVMRDVRGATVDVRPFRYNPVTRTLRVYTRVDVLIAPTGPCDVNPLVRDGLRPSEDFDKIYEHHFINFATYGELSKYDPLGEAGEMLIIAHDAWLANVAPLVEHKTALGIPTTAVGVSTIGNTSTAIAAYIAERYAASDLAFVLLVGDAAQVATPTSTAASGGSSDPSYAKVAGADDYPDLLIGRFSAETAAQVDTQVERTIDYENAPATAEAWFKKGIGIGSAEGPGDDDEMDYEHIDVIKDKLIGYGYTEVDEIYDPGASASAVSAAVNEGRGIINYCGHGSDGSWGTTGFSTSNVNALTNVGMLPFIVSVACVNGNFSGGTCFAEAWLRAESSGNPKGAIAMYASSVNQSWNPPMASQDELNDLLVAEAYFSFGALCFAGSSLMMDEYGSDGVDMFNTWHVFGDPSVRVYGGTPDTDTDADTDTDVDSDSDTDSDTDSDSDTDSDSDSDSDTDSDSDSDSDSDSDTDTETETDTGVPPVWDPGDGGCGCRTAGASVPRSGLVRLLSFLIWSDLI